The proteins below are encoded in one region of Telopea speciosissima isolate NSW1024214 ecotype Mountain lineage chromosome 10, Tspe_v1, whole genome shotgun sequence:
- the LOC122643813 gene encoding putative pentatricopeptide repeat-containing protein At5g59200, chloroplastic: MSCSSTVVTPPKVPVIQYRTNQSNTSRRQQLENQAFSLLQACTSFKQVVQIHAHINRNSIHQNNFVATKLVSRCFSFHNPSYATRVFAQVPDPNHYLWNTMIKGFVHAESYEDALKFYLKMVNHGSKSNSFTYPFVLKACAELTAFEEGEVVHGQLLKLGFSSDVYVQTSLIDIYGSCHHIVAARQVFDRIPERDIVAWNVILASYVRCDLVGIAKELFEYIPGKNVSSWTTMIGGYVQVGDYRKALEMFRRMQIEGVRPDKMTIVTVLSAIADLGSLDLGKWVHDYVKSNDIEIDDFMGTSLINMYSKCGSIDDAREVFVGIRLKTITCYNAMITGFAVHGLGEEAIKVFKEAERTGSGIDDITMIGVLTACSHSGLVELGRMYFHSMREHYGIEPRMEHYGCMVDLLGRAGQFDEAMEIIDSIEADQVMLYALAFACRIHGHVELGEELARRMTMLDPTNSGLLVLKSNLYAVNGRWEEAAGVRRLMENNGIQKKPGCSWIEVDDVVHEFVAADDSHPCSEEIISKVAELSEQMKLFSPRELLVEDMRSTM, encoded by the coding sequence ATGTCTTGTTCCTCAACAGTTGTAACTCCACCCAAAGTACCAGTTATTCAATACCGAACCAATCAAAGCAACACCAGCAGAAGGCAACAATTAGAAAATCAAGCCTTCTCATTGCTCCAAGCCTGTACCTCCTTCAAGCAAGTGGTTCAAATTCACGCCCACATAAACCGCAACTCCATCCACCAAAACAACTTCGTTGCCACAAAGCTTGTCTCTCGGTGCTTCTCCTTTCACAACCCTTCTTATGCCACTCGTGTCTTCGCTCAAGTACCCGACCCAAATCACTACTTGTGGAACACTATGATCAAGGGCTTTGTCCATGCTGAATCCTACGAAGATGCCCTGAAGTTCTACCTCAAAATGGTTAACCACGGCTCCAAATCCAATAGTTTCACTTACCCATTTGTCCTCAAAGCATGCGCGGAGCTAACTGCGTTTGAGGAAGGCGAGGTGGTTCATGGTCAGCTTTTGAAACTGGGTTTCAGTTCTGATGTTTATGTCCAGACTTCATTGATAGATATCTATGGGTCTTGTCATCATATTGTGGCTGCACGCCAGGTTTTTGATAGAATACCTGAGAGAGATATCGTTGCTTGGAATGTGATTCTTGCGAGCTATGTCCGATGTGATTTGGTGGGGATTGCGAAGGAGTTGTTTGAGTACATTCCCGGTAAAAATGTTTCTTCTTGGACTACCATGATTGGAGGGTATGTTCAAGTTGGGGACTACAGGAAGGCTCTGGAAATGTTTCGCCGAATGCAAATAGAGGGTGTAAGACCTGATAAAATGACAATTGTAACTGTTCTTTCTGCTATTGCTGATTTGGGTTCTTTGGATTTAGGTAAATGGGTTCACGACTATGTGAAAAGCAATGACATAGAGATTGATGATTTCATGGGGACTTCTCTGATTAATATGTATTCCAAGTGTGGAAGCATAGATGATGCTCGGGAAGTGTTTGTAGGGATACGATTGAAAACAATTACATGTTATAATGCCATGATCACGGGCTTTGCAGTGCATGGATTGGGTGAGGAAGCTATCAAGGTGTTTAAAGAAGCTGAGAGAACTGGAAGCGGTATAGATGACATCACCATGATTGGGGTGTTGACTGCTTGTAGTCATTCAGGCCTAGTTGAATTGGGTCGTATGTATTTTCATTCAATGAGGGAGCATTATGGTATTGAGCCAAGAATGGAGCACTACGGATGTATGGTAGATCTATTGGGAAGGGCTGGTCAGTTTGATGAGGCAATGGAGATCATTGACTCAATCGAGGCAGACCAAGTAATGTTATATGCATTGGCTTTTGCTTGCAGGATCCATGGCCATGTGGAACTTGGAGAAGAGCTAGCTAGGCGAATGACTATGCTAGATCCAACGAATAGTGGGTTGTTAGTACTGAAATCAAATTTGTATGCAGTGAATGGAAGATGGGAAGAAGCTGCTGGTGTTAGAAGATTGATGGAGAACAATGGGATCCAGAAGAAACCAGGTTGTAGTTGGATTGAGGTGGACGATGTGGTTCATGAATTTGTTGCAGCTGATGATTCTCACCCATGTTCAGAGGAAATCATCTCCAAAGTAGCAGAGCTGAGTGAACAGATGAAATTGTTTTCACCAAGAGAGTTGTTGGTAGAAGACATGCGGTCAACAATGTAG